A window of Chaetodon auriga isolate fChaAug3 chromosome 2, fChaAug3.hap1, whole genome shotgun sequence contains these coding sequences:
- the traip gene encoding E3 ubiquitin-protein ligase TRAIP has product MPIRAHCTICSDFFDNSRDVAAVHCGHTFHYECLLQWFQTAPTKTCPQCRKQVSTRHIISKLYFDISEEEEGLKDPESLQNELDRVKALLSSKERDWRDKQKVVDGLKDTVDRQRKDLDCVRKDVMEKEMLCSALRKQMTYLETQQNEAQAAKEEARRLRTKMKTFESLDVLLQGQRQEVESMITDMGISQAAVEQLSIYCISLKKEYDNLKGSLKSSNDMCEKLKREVLTSNNKLHKASLEVSQTKEDMKSLQNDLANADREISSLKKKVEFLQRTLSTPTRTNEALSRLVFESPAPMELKQPHLHQPAGNEDIDLNMTYDITTPDDVAKRPTQIPSKKMRLDPLASSLSKHEKISFLSKARDEDGSMDPFLRNSLLFRKKTMGSMLDPQRKPGTVRTGYDGLGGRAKFIQPSPLSEIRPLMKAKRKKVTRPPPKTATCLTLDSFLE; this is encoded by the exons ATGCCTATCCGAGCACACTGCACAATTTGCTCGGATTTCTTCGATAACTCCAGAGATGTTGCTGCCGTCCACTGCGGACACACTTTCCACTATGAATG TCTTCTCCAGTGGTTTCAGACAGCCCCCACCAAAACCTGTCCACAGTGCAGAAAACAG GTCAGCACCAGGCACATTATCAGCAAGCTGTACTTTGACAtaagtgaagaggaggagggcttAAAGGACCCGGAAAGCTTGCAG AATGAGCTTGATCGGGTGAAGGCACTTTTAAGCTCTAAAG AGCGAGACTGGCGGGACAAACAGAAGGTGGTGGACGGTTTGAAGGACACGGTGGACAGGCAGAGGAAAGACCTGGACTGTGTGCGGAAAGACGTTATGGAAAAGGAGATGCTCTGTTCTGCCCTCAGA AAACAGATGACATACCTGGAGACACAACAGAATGAAGCCCAGGCTGCCAAGGAGGAGGCCCGCAGACTCAGGACCAAAATGAAAACGTTTGAAAG CCTGGACGTGTTGTTGCAGGGCCAGAGACAAGAGGTGGAGTCCATGATCACAGATATGGGTATCAGCCAGGCGGCAGTGGAGCAGCTCTCCATCTACTGCATCTCGCTCAAAAA AGAGTATGATAATCTAAAAGGAAGCCTGAAGTCTTCAAATGACATGTGTGAGAAGCTGAAGAGAGAAGTGCTCACGTCGAACAACAAG TTGCACAAAGCCTCACTGGAGGTGAGTCAGACCAAAGAGGACATGAAGTCTCTGCAGAATGATCTGGCCAATGCCGACAGAGAGATTTCT agtctgaagaagaaagtGGAGTTTCTTCAGAGGACTCTGAGCACCCCGACACGGACGAACGAAGCCCTCAGCCGGCTCGTCTTTGAAAG CCCGGCCCCGATGGAGCTGAAACAGCCTCACCTCCACCAGCCTGCAGGTAACGAGGACATTGACCTCAACATGACATATGACATCACTACTCCAGATGATGTGGCCAAGAGACCAACACAGATCCCATCCAAGAAGATGCGGCTCGACCCTCTGGC gtcATCTTTGTCCAAACACGAGAAAATTTCGTTTCTAAGCAAG GCTCGAGATGAGGATGGGTCCATGGATCCTTTTCTGAGGAACTCCCTCCTCTTCAGAAAGAAGACGATGGGGAGCATGTTGGACCCTCAGAGGAAGCCTGGAACC GTGAGAACTGGTTACGATGGTTTAGGAGGACGTGCTAAATTCATCCAACCT TCTCCTTTATCAGAGATTCGCCCGTTGATGAAAGCTAAAAGGAAAAAGGTCACCAGACCTCCACCCAAGACTGCGACTTGCCTGACTCTGGACAGCTTCCTCGAGTAA
- the mon1a gene encoding vacuolar fusion protein MON1 homolog A — MDGGGQRPVVSWENGTLAPVDRLRSERADSPTPGLVVGTEPGAGQQSAMFVHAQSFEDLTAEAEEEAGREAELGKSGECAEELKVLVGEKTIEEQHSNNISSESRTKEEDVSSEAWRSHRKHVFVLSEAGKPIYTRYGTEEALSSTMGVMMALVSFVEAEKNIIRSIHADGCKVVFLAKSPLVLVGVSRTCQSDKELLRELQYIYYQIVSLLTLTQLNHIFQHKQNYDLRRLLAGSEYLTDNLLHRLDRDPGLLLSAVTCLPLPSSARDVVSSSLQAAKSKNLVFSILLAGDRLVTLVRKKDQFLHHIDLHLVFNLVGSSSSFREGEGWTPICLPKFNTAGFFHAHISYLEPSSELCLILVSTDREDFFNMSDCKQRFLERLSKRSAYQALKEALKCPSYSVEQVGIPELRHFLYKSKSSGLYTSPEFPVVYQSDEEQERLMGLYQDLHSHLHHPTRPLRSFYRCSETENLLAWVTSGFELYLCFSPLGTKALAVSAVNKLLKWIRKEEDRLFILSPLTY; from the exons atggatggaggaggcCAAAGGCCGGTCGTCTCATGGGAGAATGGTACTCTGGCTCCTGTGGACCGCCTTCGCTCTGAGAGGGCGGACAGCCCCACACCAGGTCTGGTGGTGGGAACAGAACCAG GTGCTGGTCAGCAGAGTGCGATGTTCGTCCATGCACAGTCTTTTGAGGATCTGACTGCtgaggctgaggaagaggcTGGGAGGGAGGCTGAACTGGGCAAGTCGGGAGAATGTGCAGAGGAGCTCAAGGTGCTGGTGGGAGAGAAAACCATAGAGGAGCAGCACAGCAACAACATTTCATCAGAGAGCAGGACGAAGGAGGAGGACGTGTCCAGTGAGGCATGGAGGAGCCACAGGAAACACGTGTTTGTACTGAGCGAGGCTGGAAAACCAATCTACACCCGCTACGGAACAGAGGAGGCTCTGTCCAGCACAATGGGGGTGATGATGGCTCTTGTATCCTTCGTTGAGGCTGAGAAGAACATCATCCGCTCCATCCATGCAG ATGGCTGTAAAGTAGTTTTCCTCGCCAAGAGCCCGCTGGTCCTGGTGGGCGTGTCTCGCACCTGCCAGTCAGACAAGGAGCTGCTGCGGGAGCTGCAGTACATCTACTACCAGATCGTCAGCCTGCTGACCCTCACCCAGCTCAACCACATCTTCCAGCACAAGCAGAACTACGACCTGCGTCGCCTGCTTGCCGGTTCTGAGTATCTCACCGACAACCTGCTGCATCGGCTGGATCGAGACCCCGGTCTGCTGCTCAGCGCCGTCACCTGCCTGCCTCTTCCCAGCTCCGCCAGGGATGTGGTCTCATCAAGCCTGCAGGCCGCCAAATCCAAAAACCTGGTGTTCTCCATCCTACTGGCGGGGGACCGCCTGGTTACTCTGGTGAGGAAAAAGGACCAGTTCCTGCACCACATAGACTTGCACCTGGTCTTCAACCTGGTCgggtcctcctcttcctttcgAGAAGGTGAAGGCTGGACGCCGATCTGTCTGCCaaagttcaacactgcaggattTTTCCATGCCCACATTTCTTACCTGGAGCCTTCGTCTGAGCTCTGTCTTATCCTGGTCTCTACTGACCGAGAGGACTTTTTTAACATGTCCGACTGCAAGCAGCGGTTCCTGGAGAGGCTGAGCAAGCGCAGTGCCTACCAGGCTCTGAAGGAGGCGCTTAAATGTCCCAGCTATTCAGTGGAGCAGGTCGGCATCCCGGAGCTCAGGCACTTCCTGTACAAATCGAAGAGCTCAGGGCTGTACACCAG TCCAGAGTTTCCTGTAGTGTACCAGTCTGATGAAGAGCAGGAAAGGCTGATGGGATTGTACCAGGACCTTCACAGCCACCTGCACCATCCAACCAGACCTCTCCGCTCCTTCTACCGctgcagtgaaactgaaaacctGCTGGCATGG GTGACAAGTGGCTTCGAGCTCTACCTCTGCTTTAGTCCACTCGGGACCAAGGCTTTGGCCGTCTCTGCTGTCAACAAACTGCTGAAGTGGatcaggaaggaggaggatCGCCTCTTCATCCTGAGTCCTCTCACATACTGA